In the genome of Bacteroidota bacterium, one region contains:
- the hypF gene encoding carbamoyltransferase HypF, giving the protein MHIANMTRLRVAIHGAVQGVGFRPFIYRLASDCHLNGWIENSPQGVCIEVEGGKESLERFLLRVVSEKPVHSSIQSLEATYLDPAGYSGFEIQSSNHAGKQTALVLPDIATCPDCLREMLDPLNRRYLYPFINCTHCGPRFSIIQSLPYDRVNTTMKQFEMCDECRHEYENPQDRRFHAQPIGCPQCGPRIELWAQTGTILSRGQEALTTAATSIQQGMIVALKGLGGFHLLVDAGNEDAVVKLRYRKRREAKPLAVMFPSLSEIETACEVSALERQALQSPEAPIVLLRKRSESTSRVAPSVSPANPYIGAMLPYTPLHHLVMQKCSIPLVATSGNVSDEPICIDENEALQRLHGIADVFLVHNRPIQRHVDDSVVRVMLGREQVLRRARGYAPLPIRLKYDVPTMMALGAHQKNTVSVSTGRSVFISQHIGDLETPEAFNAFTNVAADLRGLLAISPELIATDMHPDYLSTQHAQSIGLPITQVQHHIAHVAACMAENELDDNVLGVSWDGTGLGCDGTIWGGEFFLVHGSEFTRVATFREFCLPGGSQAVREPRRTAIGLMHTMLGDDVFIMKDLLPVSAFTHTDLRLLQRVMVQGVNSPRTTSVGRLFDAVASIVNLAHKVSYEGQAAVALEYAIDDHENQSFYEYHIETKQSEPLLFSIDWAPMIVGIIHDVNSEIPISCISAKFHNTLVEMIVGVARLQGAQRIALTGGCFQNKYLTERAVKRLREEGFTPYWHQRIPPNDGGISLGQIAFAARMEASAKNMHDHDLLHSSFVLIPSDN; this is encoded by the coding sequence ATGCACATTGCTAATATGACCCGGCTGCGGGTTGCGATTCACGGCGCCGTACAAGGCGTGGGCTTTCGTCCGTTCATCTACAGGCTCGCGTCTGATTGTCACCTGAACGGCTGGATTGAGAATTCCCCGCAGGGGGTATGCATTGAGGTTGAGGGTGGGAAAGAATCGTTGGAGAGATTTCTTCTTCGCGTTGTTTCGGAGAAGCCGGTGCACTCTTCGATTCAAAGCCTCGAAGCAACGTACCTCGACCCTGCAGGCTATTCCGGTTTTGAAATCCAATCGAGCAATCATGCTGGTAAGCAAACGGCACTTGTTCTTCCCGACATTGCAACATGCCCTGATTGTTTGCGCGAGATGCTCGATCCGTTGAACCGCCGGTATCTGTATCCCTTCATCAACTGCACACATTGTGGCCCGCGGTTCAGCATCATTCAGTCGCTTCCGTACGATCGCGTCAACACAACGATGAAGCAATTTGAGATGTGTGACGAGTGCCGGCATGAATATGAGAACCCGCAGGATAGGCGATTTCACGCTCAACCGATCGGCTGTCCGCAATGCGGTCCACGCATTGAACTGTGGGCACAGACCGGAACGATTCTCTCCAGAGGCCAGGAAGCGCTGACCACCGCTGCAACATCCATTCAACAAGGCATGATTGTCGCGCTAAAAGGACTCGGAGGTTTCCACCTTCTTGTTGATGCAGGGAACGAGGATGCTGTAGTGAAACTGCGATACAGAAAGCGTCGCGAGGCAAAGCCGCTTGCGGTGATGTTTCCTTCACTTTCGGAAATTGAGACGGCATGTGAAGTATCTGCTTTGGAACGTCAGGCCCTTCAATCCCCGGAAGCACCAATCGTTCTTCTCCGGAAACGTTCGGAAAGCACTTCAAGAGTTGCGCCGTCAGTATCTCCGGCAAACCCGTACATTGGCGCAATGCTCCCGTATACGCCGCTTCACCATCTTGTAATGCAGAAATGCAGTATCCCTCTCGTTGCGACGAGCGGAAATGTTTCCGATGAACCCATCTGCATTGATGAAAACGAAGCGTTGCAGAGGCTTCACGGAATTGCCGATGTGTTTCTTGTCCACAACCGCCCCATTCAACGGCATGTTGATGATTCGGTTGTAAGAGTCATGTTGGGCAGAGAACAGGTATTACGGCGGGCCAGAGGATACGCTCCCCTTCCGATTCGATTGAAGTATGACGTGCCGACGATGATGGCCCTCGGCGCGCATCAGAAGAACACGGTATCAGTGTCAACCGGAAGAAGTGTGTTCATAAGTCAACACATTGGTGATCTTGAAACGCCTGAAGCATTTAATGCGTTTACGAATGTTGCCGCCGACCTTCGAGGTCTTCTCGCTATTTCTCCGGAACTGATCGCAACAGATATGCACCCCGACTATCTTTCAACACAACATGCACAGTCTATCGGACTGCCTATCACGCAAGTCCAGCATCACATTGCCCATGTAGCAGCGTGCATGGCTGAGAATGAACTTGATGACAATGTATTGGGTGTGTCATGGGATGGGACAGGACTCGGATGTGACGGAACGATATGGGGTGGGGAGTTCTTTCTTGTGCACGGCTCAGAGTTCACACGCGTTGCAACGTTCAGGGAGTTTTGTCTTCCCGGCGGTTCGCAGGCCGTCCGCGAACCACGCCGCACTGCAATTGGTTTGATGCATACAATGCTCGGAGATGATGTTTTTATTATGAAAGATCTGTTGCCGGTTTCGGCGTTCACACATACGGATTTGAGACTACTCCAGCGGGTGATGGTTCAAGGGGTGAATTCTCCCCGAACGACAAGTGTCGGTCGTCTGTTCGACGCTGTCGCGTCGATTGTGAATCTTGCACACAAGGTAAGCTACGAAGGTCAAGCTGCGGTAGCGCTGGAGTATGCCATTGATGACCATGAAAACCAATCCTTCTACGAATATCATATCGAAACAAAGCAAAGCGAGCCGCTGCTATTCAGTATTGATTGGGCTCCGATGATTGTTGGGATTATTCATGATGTGAATTCTGAAATTCCGATTTCGTGTATTTCAGCAAAATTCCATAACACTCTTGTCGAGATGATTGTGGGCGTTGCGCGTCTCCAAGGAGCCCAGCGAATTGCGTTGACCGGTGGCTGTTTTCAGAACAAGTACCTCACGGAGCGTGCAGTGAAACGGCTTCGTGAAGAAGGATTCACCCCGTATTGGCATCAACGAATTCCACCGAATGACGGTGGAATTTCTCTCGGGCAGATCGCCTTTGCCGCGAGGATGGAGGCGAGCGCAAAAAACATGCATGACCACGACCTGCTGCACAGTTCTTTTGTGCTGATTCCATCTGATAACTAA
- a CDS encoding HypC/HybG/HupF family hydrogenase formation chaperone: MCLAIPGKVLTIEKDAQPVMGNVSFAGIQRRVCLEWLPDINVGEYVLVHVGFALSKVDEKEAKETLDILQKMRDGLDDLKEDGDL; the protein is encoded by the coding sequence ATGTGTCTCGCAATTCCGGGAAAGGTATTGACGATAGAGAAGGATGCTCAACCAGTGATGGGAAATGTCAGCTTTGCAGGCATTCAACGGCGTGTTTGTCTCGAATGGCTTCCCGACATAAACGTGGGAGAGTATGTTCTTGTGCATGTAGGCTTTGCTCTGAGCAAAGTTGATGAAAAGGAGGCGAAGGAGACGCTGGATATTCTGCAGAAGATGAGGGACGGGCTTGATGACCTAAAAGAAGACGGAGATTTGTAG
- the hypD gene encoding hydrogenase formation protein HypD, protein MRFIDEYRDGETARRYAEEIKRITTRTWTLMEICGGQTHSIIKSGIESLLPAEIQLLHGPGCPVCVTPLEIIDKAIAIASRSDVIFTSFGDMLRVPGSHKDLLSVKAEGGDVRMVYSPLDALTIAKNNPDKRVVFFAVGFETTAPANAMAVKEARKQSIVNFSILSSHVLVPPAIAAILSSSTNKVQGLLAAGHVCTVMGYEEYFPLAEQYKVPIVVTGFEPVDILQGIYMTVKQLEEGRYEVENQYSRSVRREGNPAARALLKEVFAVIDRKWRGIGEIPSSGFGLSELYTEFDAEQIFGVESIEVQEPAVCIAGDVLRGIRKPQECPAFGNECKPEHPLGAPMVSSEGACAAYYNYKRIRNTIATQ, encoded by the coding sequence GTGAGATTCATCGATGAATATCGAGATGGTGAAACAGCCCGGCGCTATGCCGAAGAAATCAAGAGGATCACTACCCGTACGTGGACTCTTATGGAAATCTGCGGCGGGCAAACACATTCCATTATAAAGAGTGGAATTGAGTCTCTCTTGCCCGCTGAAATCCAACTGTTGCACGGGCCCGGTTGCCCTGTGTGCGTGACACCCCTCGAAATTATCGACAAGGCGATAGCGATTGCCTCACGCTCGGACGTCATCTTCACGTCGTTCGGGGATATGTTGCGCGTACCGGGCTCACACAAGGACCTTCTTTCGGTGAAAGCCGAAGGAGGAGATGTCCGGATGGTGTACTCACCCCTCGACGCATTGACAATCGCTAAGAACAATCCTGACAAGCGGGTAGTCTTCTTTGCCGTGGGGTTCGAGACCACAGCCCCAGCTAATGCAATGGCCGTGAAAGAAGCACGCAAGCAGAGCATTGTGAATTTCTCAATACTGAGTTCGCATGTCCTGGTTCCACCTGCTATTGCAGCAATTCTCTCATCTTCAACAAACAAGGTTCAAGGATTGCTCGCAGCGGGTCACGTCTGCACCGTCATGGGGTATGAAGAGTACTTTCCTCTTGCTGAGCAGTACAAAGTGCCGATTGTTGTTACGGGTTTTGAGCCGGTTGATATTCTTCAAGGAATCTACATGACGGTAAAGCAACTTGAAGAAGGTCGTTACGAGGTGGAAAACCAGTATTCGCGTTCTGTACGCAGAGAAGGGAATCCTGCAGCACGGGCATTGCTGAAAGAAGTGTTTGCTGTAATAGATCGGAAATGGCGCGGCATCGGCGAAATTCCATCAAGCGGATTCGGCCTATCGGAACTGTATACCGAGTTTGATGCGGAACAAATATTCGGCGTTGAATCCATTGAGGTTCAAGAACCTGCTGTGTGCATTGCAGGAGACGTGCTGCGAGGAATACGCAAACCTCAGGAATGCCCCGCCTTTGGAAACGAATGTAAGCCCGAACATCCGCTCGGCGCGCCGATGGTGTCGTCCGAGGGTGCTTGCGCCGCATACTACAACTACAAAAGAATACGAAACACAATAGCAACCCAATGA
- a CDS encoding glutamine synthetase gives MTMNASYALTNPISLLVDKQSEEFTREDMLSVIEQKRIERITFRYTALDGKLKELKIPVSSRYQAERILADGERVDGSSLFKGMVDTALSDLYVVPVYKTAFLNPFDESSLDFICRYLTREGQLAPFAPDTILHNASRLFKEQTKLELYALGELEFFLLSEKRSNIYLSSKQRGYHAAGPFVKSGLVLDEMVRYISQCTGSVKYAHSEVGYVESVRSDVEEIAGKQAEQLEVEFLPQPIEDAADSLVLARWLIRNVAYKHGCVATFTPKLEEGVAGNGLHVHMEVLRDGKNIMTDESGKLSGTAKKVIGGLCTYADSLTAFGNTVSAAYLRLVPNQEAPTRICWSDMNRSAMIRVPLGWASLNNLAQVLNPQQKQKLEQREGRQTVELRSPDGSAMVHLLMAGITMAAEWGLTSDESTNIAQRLYVAGNIFKDQKLLATLTALPTSCVESSRILAEKRQLYEREGIFPPSIIHYAAKLLANEDDEDMNLRLVDLPADDRLHETRRIMHQDIHRH, from the coding sequence ATGACTATGAACGCAAGCTACGCCCTGACCAATCCAATTTCACTGCTTGTTGATAAGCAGTCGGAAGAATTTACGCGCGAGGATATGCTATCGGTGATCGAGCAGAAACGCATCGAAAGAATTACCTTCCGGTACACTGCGCTCGATGGCAAGCTGAAAGAACTGAAGATTCCGGTATCCAGTCGGTATCAGGCCGAACGTATTCTTGCAGATGGCGAGCGGGTTGACGGATCCTCGTTGTTCAAAGGAATGGTCGATACCGCATTATCCGATCTGTATGTGGTTCCTGTGTACAAAACTGCATTCCTTAATCCGTTTGATGAAAGCAGCTTGGATTTCATCTGCCGCTACCTGACGCGTGAGGGGCAACTGGCTCCTTTTGCGCCTGATACCATTCTTCATAATGCAAGCAGGCTGTTCAAAGAACAAACGAAACTGGAATTGTACGCCCTCGGAGAGCTCGAGTTCTTCCTGTTAAGCGAGAAGAGATCAAACATCTATCTTTCCTCGAAACAACGAGGGTATCACGCAGCCGGCCCGTTTGTGAAAAGCGGATTAGTGTTGGATGAAATGGTTCGATACATCTCGCAGTGTACCGGCTCTGTGAAGTACGCCCACAGTGAGGTGGGATATGTTGAGAGTGTGCGCAGTGATGTGGAAGAGATCGCCGGAAAGCAAGCCGAGCAGTTGGAGGTGGAATTTCTTCCGCAACCGATTGAAGATGCGGCAGATTCTCTCGTTCTGGCCCGCTGGCTGATCCGGAATGTCGCCTACAAACACGGCTGCGTTGCAACATTCACACCAAAACTCGAAGAGGGTGTTGCCGGAAACGGCTTGCACGTGCATATGGAAGTTCTTCGCGATGGAAAGAATATCATGACGGATGAGTCGGGAAAGCTTTCCGGAACGGCAAAGAAAGTGATTGGCGGACTGTGTACGTACGCGGACTCACTCACTGCTTTCGGGAACACCGTGTCTGCCGCGTACTTGCGGCTCGTTCCAAACCAGGAGGCGCCGACGAGAATTTGCTGGAGCGACATGAATAGAAGCGCGATGATTCGTGTGCCGCTCGGGTGGGCAAGTCTGAACAATCTTGCCCAAGTTCTGAATCCGCAGCAGAAGCAAAAATTGGAACAGCGCGAAGGACGCCAAACAGTGGAACTGAGGAGCCCCGATGGAAGTGCCATGGTCCATCTGCTGATGGCCGGAATCACAATGGCAGCGGAATGGGGCTTGACATCCGATGAGTCGACAAATATCGCTCAACGACTCTATGTCGCAGGGAACATATTCAAAGATCAGAAACTCCTTGCCACGTTGACTGCACTTCCCACTAGTTGCGTGGAGTCATCCCGCATCCTTGCTGAAAAGAGGCAACTCTACGAGAGGGAAGGAATCTTCCCCCCGAGCATCATTCACTATGCTGCAAAGTTGCTTGCCAATGAAGATGATGAAGATATGAACCTGCGTTTGGTTGATTTGCCTGCCGACGACCGCCTGCATGAAACGAGGCGTATTATGCATCAGGACATTCATCGACATTGA